A genomic stretch from Nilaparvata lugens isolate BPH chromosome 8, ASM1435652v1, whole genome shotgun sequence includes:
- the LOC111046928 gene encoding LOW QUALITY PROTEIN: alkylglycerol monooxygenase (The sequence of the model RefSeq protein was modified relative to this genomic sequence to represent the inferred CDS: inserted 1 base in 1 codon), whose protein sequence is MLCESCDVDESADVGNFSVAFFLKQEIEHASNNILRSDWLTGAGRLFYIVDPATTTFKNHRDVPPFFRQAWPYFLAFILIENIILWLKKKPTMRLNDGITSISHGIFQECGRLLFRGAESALYVYIYENYRLMELPWDSPMTWYIAAIAVDFCYYWVHRASHEIHIFWAQHQVHHSSEDYNLTVGLRQSVLQGWCGFAFYLPMALFVPPAQFLTHQQFNLMYQFWIHTETVKSLGPLEWVLNTPKHHRLHHGSMLWCLDKNYGGCLIIWDRLFGTFVEDKKEQEIIYGLVYNQPSFNPFFLQIFYNKNLINKWKAMXGLKNKLCSLIKGPSWLPGRPWTGVDEDKHSVTHRIKYDVKLATWCNVYLIVHFAAVLVGFQELMLRHMNMSPAAVFCSVIYILVSLTVIGLMFEDHPRAAIFELIRCIALAAILPSYGGGHPSSSGPNFLLLRCFFVLSAVFWSLHCLKVLQIRVKTKSL, encoded by the exons ATGCTGTGCGAATCGTGCGACGTGGACGAATCAGCTGACGTGGGCAATTTCTCGGTGGCCTTCTTTCTGAAGCAGGAGATTGAGCATGCGTCCAATAACATCCTGCGCTCTGATTGGCTGACGGGAGCGGGTAGGCTCTTCTATATAGTCGATCCAGCCACTACTACGTTCAAGAACCACAGGGATGTCCCGCCGTTTTTCAGGCAG GCATGGCCCTACTTCCTAGCCTTTATCTTAATAGAAAACATCATCCTATGGTTGAAAAAGAAACCAACGATGAGATTGAACGACGGGATCACATCGATATCTCACGGAATATTCCAAGAGTGTGGCAG GTTATTGTTCAGAGGAGCCGAGAGCGCCCTCTATGTATATATTTACGAGAACTATAGACTGATGGAGCTCCCCTGGGATTCTCCTATGACTTGGTACATAGCGGCCATTGCTGTCGACTTCTGCTATTATTGGGTACACCGAGCCAGCCATG AAATCCATATATTTTGGGCACAACACCAAGTCCATCACAGCTCTGAAGACTACAATCTAACCGTGGGACTAAGGCAGTCTGTGCTTCAGGGATGGTGTGGATTT gcGTTCTACCTACCCATGGCCCTGTTTGTCCCACCAGCGCAGTTCCTAACCCACCAACAGTTCAACCTCATGTACCAGTTCTGGATCCACACAGAAACTGTCAAATCTTTGGGACCTCTAGAATGGGTTCTCAACACACCTAAACACCACAGACTGCATCATG GCAGCATGCTATGGTGTCTGGATAAAAACTATGGCGGCTGTTTAATAATTTGGGACAGGTTATTTGGGACATTTGTAGAGGATAAGAAGGAGCAGGAGATTATCTACGGCCTTGTCTACAACCAGCCATCTTTCAATCCTTTCTTTCTACAg ATTTTCTACAACAAAAACCTGATAAACAAATGGAAAGCAA AAGGCTTGAAAAACAAATTGTGTTCTTTGATAAAAGGACCAAGCTGGCTGCCTGGGAGACCTTGGACTGGTGTAGATGAGGATAAACATAGT GTGACGCATCGTATAAAATACGATGTAAAATTGGCAACATGGTGTAACGTCTACCTCATAGTCCACTTTGCTGCCGTGCTCGTGGGGTTTCAGGAATTGATGCTTAGGCATATG AACATGAGCCCGGCAGCAGTTTTCTGCTCAGTAATCTACATTTTAGTTTCGCTCACTGTGATTGGTCTAATGTTCGAGGACCACCCTAGAGCGGCCATCTTTGAACTGATCCGCTGCATAGCTCTGGCCGCCATCTTGCCGAGCTACGGCGGCGGTCACCCATCCAGCAGCGGTCCCAACTTCCTGTTGCTGCGCTGCTTCTTCGTGCTTTCGGCAGTCTTCTGGTCGTTACATTGTCTCAAAGTGCTGCAAATCAGAGTCAAAACTAAATCGTTGTAA